The following are from one region of the Mustela lutreola isolate mMusLut2 chromosome 9, mMusLut2.pri, whole genome shotgun sequence genome:
- the DNAJC5 gene encoding dnaJ homolog subfamily C member 5 isoform X2: MADQRQRSLSTSGESLYRVLGLDKNATSDDIKKSYRKLALKYHPDKNPDNPEAADKFKEINSAHAILTDATKRNIYDKYGSLGLYVAEQFGEENVNTYFVLSSWWAKLLFVVCGALTCCYCCCCLCCCFNCCCGRCKPRAPAGEDADFYVSPEDLEAQLQSDERGGL; encoded by the exons ATGGCTGACCAGAGACAGCGCTCACTCTCTACCTCCGGCGAGTCCCTGTACCGTGTTCTGGGGCTGGACAAGAATGCGACCTCAGACGACATTAAAAAGTCCTATCG GAAACTTGCCTTGAAGTATCACCCTGACAAGAACCCCGATAACCCGGAGGCTGCAGACAAGTTTAAGGAGATCAACAGTGCCCACGCCATCCTGACGGACGCCACCAAAAGGAACATCTACGACAAGTACGGCTCGCTGGGGCTCTACGTGGCTGAGCAGTTCGGGGAGGAGAACGTGAACACCTACTTCGTGCTCTCCAGTTGGTGGGCCAAG CTGCTCTTCGTGGTGTGCGGGGCCCTCAcgtgctgctactgctgctgctgcctgtGCTGCTGCTTCAACTGCTGCTGCGGGCGCTGCAAGCCCCGGGCGCCCGCGGGCGAGGACGCCGACTTCTACGTGTCCCCGGAGGACCTGGAGGCGCAGCTGCAGTCGGACGAGCGGG GAGGGCTCTGA
- the DNAJC5 gene encoding dnaJ homolog subfamily C member 5 isoform X1, which produces MADQRQRSLSTSGESLYRVLGLDKNATSDDIKKSYRKLALKYHPDKNPDNPEAADKFKEINSAHAILTDATKRNIYDKYGSLGLYVAEQFGEENVNTYFVLSSWWAKLLFVVCGALTCCYCCCCLCCCFNCCCGRCKPRAPAGEDADFYVSPEDLEAQLQSDEREATDTPVVAQPASATETTQLTADSHPSYHTDGFN; this is translated from the exons ATGGCTGACCAGAGACAGCGCTCACTCTCTACCTCCGGCGAGTCCCTGTACCGTGTTCTGGGGCTGGACAAGAATGCGACCTCAGACGACATTAAAAAGTCCTATCG GAAACTTGCCTTGAAGTATCACCCTGACAAGAACCCCGATAACCCGGAGGCTGCAGACAAGTTTAAGGAGATCAACAGTGCCCACGCCATCCTGACGGACGCCACCAAAAGGAACATCTACGACAAGTACGGCTCGCTGGGGCTCTACGTGGCTGAGCAGTTCGGGGAGGAGAACGTGAACACCTACTTCGTGCTCTCCAGTTGGTGGGCCAAG CTGCTCTTCGTGGTGTGCGGGGCCCTCAcgtgctgctactgctgctgctgcctgtGCTGCTGCTTCAACTGCTGCTGCGGGCGCTGCAAGCCCCGGGCGCCCGCGGGCGAGGACGCCGACTTCTACGTGTCCCCGGAGGACCTGGAGGCGCAGCTGCAGTCGGACGAGCGGG AGGCCACAGACACGCCCGTCGTCGCACAGCCCGCGTCGGCCACGGAGACCACCCAGCTCACGGCCGACTCCCACCCCAGCTACCACACCGACGGCTTCAACTAG